The following is a genomic window from Staphylococcus saccharolyticus.
GTATAAACCAATTCATTGAAATTATGTTAGTGTAAATTTGGAAGTTGAAGTTATCGTTCATTCAGTGCGAATTAGCTTTAATTTTTACCTTGAGAATTAGCGTTGCTAAATAAATGGGAAAGGGGGAAACAGAGTGTGAAGACGCTAATAATTAAAGAGATGGGGACGGTGATTCGTTTAACAATAGAAAGTAATCAATCAGATGAATTACTAAAAGAAGCCGAACAGAAAATCTATACATGGGAACGTCAATTTAGCGCTAATGATTCTGCATCAGATTTAATGTCTATCAATCAACACGCCGGAAAGTTACCTGTAAAGGTAATTCCAGAGATATTTAAGATAATCCGCTACAGTTATGATGTTACGCTATCATCGAAGGCGAAGATGAATATTTTGATAGGACCATTAGTTAAATTATGGAAAATTGGTTTTAAAAATGCACGCAAACCTACAGAAAAAGAAATTCAACAAACATTTACCTTAACGAATCCTTGTAATCTAGTACTATATCCAGAGACTCATGAGGTATATTTAACGCAATCAGGTATGAAGATTGATCTGGGGGCTATTGTGAAAGGTTACTTTGCCGATCAATTGCAACAATTCTTTATGAATCAAGGTGTTACTGCAGCTATCATCGATTTAGGCGGTAACGTAATAAAGATAGGTAGACAGCCTGAAACGTCAGAGTGTTGGCATGTAGGTGTTCGTAATCCTTTTCATAAAGATGATGATCCGCTTATAGTATTAAATATTAATCATCAATCTGTCGTAACCTCAGGTATTTATGAACGATATTTTATAGAAAATTATCAGTTGTATCATCATATATTAGATTCTAGAACAGGCTATCCAGTAGACAATGACATTGCTAGCGTAACGATTGTATCTGATCATGCGATTGATGGTGAAATTTGGACAACGATTTGTAGTTTTGGTCAAGCACGACAAAATATTGAAGTATTAAACCAGATTGAAGGTGTCGAAGGCTTAATTATAAGAAGGAACCAAGATATGCTGATGACGTCTAAAATGCAAATATATTTATAAACTGTGGATTCATACTCTATACGAGTATTTTATTTTTAATTATTTATGTGAATTATTTCACAAATAATAGGAGGATTTGCTGTGAGTAAAGAATTATTTGATACGTTTAAATTAAAATGTGGTGCTGAATTAAAGAATAGAGTATTAATGGCACCAATGACCATTCAGGCTGCTTATTTTGATGGAAGTGTTACATCAGAAGTGATTGACTATTATCAATTTAGAGCTGGTGGTGCATCTGCAATTATTGTAGAAAGCTGTTTCGTTGAAGACCATGGACGTGGATTTCCAGGAGCGATAGGAATATATACTGATGAGAAAATATCTGGTCTTAAATGGTTATCACAGACTATTCAATCGAAAGGATCTAAAGCTATTTTGCAACTTTATCATGCCGGGCGTATGGCTAACCCTAAGTTTAATGGTGGCGAACAGCCAATATCTGCGAGTCCAATTGCAGCATTGAGACCTGATGCTGTGCCACCCCGTGAAATGACCCGTGTTCAAATTAAACAGATGATTGAAGACTTTGGAGAAGCGACAAGACGTGCGATTGAAGCGGGATTTGATGGCGTGGAAATCCATGGTGCTAATACCTATTTATTACAACAATTCTTTTCACCTCACTCTAATCGAAGACAAGATGAATGGGGCGGTAGTCGTGAAAAACGGACGTATTTTCCGGTAGAAATATTGAAAAAGGTTCAAAGTGTTGTTAATGAGCATGGCGTGCAGGATTTTATTATTGGTTATCGTTTCTCTCCAGAAGAAATTGAAGAACGGGGAATCCATTTTGAGGATACGATGTACTTACTTAACACATTAGCTGAATATGAGCCTGATTACTTCCATATTTCAGTAAATAGTTATAAACGTACATCTATTGTGAATCAAGAGGACACAGAGCCACTTATTCAAAAATATCGCAGATCACAAAGTACACAACTAGCGAAGATTCCACTTATTGGTGTTGGTAGCATTGCGCAACGTGAAGATGCTGTTGACGCACTTGAGATAGGATATGACTTGTTAAGTATCGGCTTATTTAGTAGAGCCTGATTGAACATCCAAAATTTCACGCCATGAAAAAGTAGATCAGTTTGTGGATAATCATGATCAGAAAGTACTCCATATTCCGTCTCCTCTTTGGAAAGTAATGGATTTCATGATTTTAGATAAAGAAGAGGAACATCATAAATATGAAAGATTAAAAGCACTTCAAAATAAAAAAGTAAAATTTAAAAAAGGTAAGTACCATGTCTTTGCGAAAGGACATAATGGTAACTTACCGATGAAAGTTGAACTATCAGAAGATAAAATCGTTAGTATTGAAGTAGATGATAGTGGAGAATCAGAAGGTATTGCTAATCTTGTATTTGAACGTTTACCACAAGATATCATTAACGGTCAAACACTTAATGTAGATGTGATTTCAGGAGCTACAGTGACAAGTGAAGGGATAGTCCAAGGTATTGCAGATGCGATTGAACAAGCAGGAGAAAATCCAGATATTTTACGTGCGCGTCCAAAACCAGTTGTGCAATGGTCCAATGAAGTGATTGAAGAAACAACAGATGTTGTGGTGATTGGAACAGGGGGTGCAGGTTTAAGCGCAGCATCAACAATATTAGATGGGGGGCAAAGAGGTGATTATGTTAGAAAAATTTGCTGCCATAGGCGGTAATATTATTCGTACTGGTGGTCAAGTCAATGCAGTAGAACCAGATTGGCAAGGAAGTTTCCCTACTTTAGCTGGAGAAAAAGAAACGCTTACACAGATACTCAATCATAATGAAAGTGATATCGACGATGCTTATCTTGAAGATTTCCGTACGTTAAAATCTCAAATTCAAGCGTATCTTGAAGATGTAACTGACAAAGGTAATCATCTTTTTGATTCAATAGAATTACATCGTATTCAAACATATTTAGGAGGCAGACGTAAAGATCGTAATAATGTGGAAATTT
Proteins encoded in this region:
- a CDS encoding FAD:protein FMN transferase, translated to MKTLIIKEMGTVIRLTIESNQSDELLKEAEQKIYTWERQFSANDSASDLMSINQHAGKLPVKVIPEIFKIIRYSYDVTLSSKAKMNILIGPLVKLWKIGFKNARKPTEKEIQQTFTLTNPCNLVLYPETHEVYLTQSGMKIDLGAIVKGYFADQLQQFFMNQGVTAAIIDLGGNVIKIGRQPETSECWHVGVRNPFHKDDDPLIVLNINHQSVVTSGIYERYFIENYQLYHHILDSRTGYPVDNDIASVTIVSDHAIDGEIWTTICSFGQARQNIEVLNQIEGVEGLIIRRNQDMLMTSKMQIYL